Genomic window (bacterium):
TAAAAAAGTATCCCCATTTTTTTGAAAAATATAAAAAATTATGCTTTTACACTTCCTTTTTTTATTTATTCCTTATTTCACAACTACTTACTGTTTTCTATGTCTATTTTTTGGGGATAGTCCTTTTCTATAACAAATTCACCGCGAGCGAGGACAAATGGCTTCTCTCGCTTTTTTCAAGCGTGATATGCCCGAATAGTTCTTCACCCTTGAAACGTTCCGCGACGTATGTTAACCCGTTGCTGTTTGAGTCGAGGTAAGGGTTGTCGATTTGATAAGGGTCCCCCGTGAGGATTACTTTCGTGTTTTCTCCCGCCCGGCTTATGATGGTTTTTACCTCATGCGGGGTTAAGTTTTGCGCCTCATCAACAATAAAAAACTGGTTAGGAAGCGTCCTTCCGCGTATATAAGTTACGGCCTCGAGTTCCATCCTGCTGGATTTAGTGATGGACTCATAAGTTTCATCCGTGTTTTTATTCATATACATCAGATATTCCAGGTTGTCGAATATAGGCTGCATCCAATGCGAGAGTTTTGCTTCTTTATCTCCGGGAAGAAAACCTATATCTTTCCCAAGCGGGATAATCGGCCGGGATATTAAAATTTTGTTATATTTGTTTTCATTGAATGTTTTATGGAGCCCGGCGGCAATCGCAAGAAGCGTTTTTCCCGTGCCCGCGGTGCCGACGAGGGTCACAAGTTTGATTTCCTCGCAGAGCAAAAGCTCAACCGCGAATTGCTGCTGCATATTAAGGGGCCTTATTCCCCATACGTTTGTTTTTTGATGGAATAGAGGCACTATTTTATTAAACCTCTTTAAATATTTTCCGAGGGCAGTTTTATCCGGATTTTCATTACTTTTTAAAAGAACGAATTGATTATTGTTGAGGTCAGTGTCTTTTAAGGCAAGTTCTTTTTTTAAATAGAAACTGTCCACTTTTTCTTTGGGGACTAAAATTTCTTTCCAGCCGGAATACAATTCTTCAATATTGACCTTTTGTTTTTCAAAATCCCGCGCTTCTATTCCCAATGCATCCGCTTTGATTCTCGCATTTATGTCCTTGGTCACAAAAAATACTTTTTCGCCTTTTTTCTGCAGTTTCAGGGCTGTCATTAAAATCTTATTGTCGGAGGCCGCATGGTTCATTCCCGACGGCAGGTCGGATTCATAATTCAATTCTATTCTAAGTCTTCCTCCATTTTCTAAAGGCACGCCTTCGCTGAGTTTAGCTCCGCTTCGCAGGCTGTCCAAAAACCTTGTAACGATTCTCGCGTTCCTGCCGCGTTCATCCGAGGAACTTTTAAACCTATCCAGCTCCTCTATGACGGTAATTGGGAGCACAACGTCGTTGTCCGCGAAAGACGTCAATGCGTCGGGATTATGTATCAGGACATTGGTATCGATCACAAAGGTTTTTTTCAAATTAAATCCTCCTATGCCAAAAAATAAATATTTGGATGATTATATGCTATAATATCGGTTAAAAAAATTGATTATATAGAAAAAAAAAGGATATTTTATGCCCGAGTTAAAAATTCCAATATCAGAGCGGAAAGAAATTGAAAAAAATATTAACTGGTTTTCCAGGCTTTCACCCGAAAAGAAAATTAAGGCTGTTGAAAAACTGAATAAAGCGCAAAAGAAATTGCTTCATGCAACCAGAAAACTTCGTCGACCCGATAAAATTCATTAAAACTTTAAATAAAGAAAAGATAAAGAGGATATAAAATATATTGAAATTTTAATGGAAAAATATGGGAAAAATAGATATTTCTTACCAACGAAACCATTTACTGGAAGAAAAAATAAATGATAGAATATGTTAATATTAAAATATGGATGCGTAAAAAATAATTAAATAAATTTATGGAAAAGACTCTACGGGTAATCAACCAGATGCAGAGTGACGGGATATTAAAGAAATATGCCGTGGCGGGGGGAATTGCCGCGATTTTTTATGTTGAACCTTTTGCCACTTTTGATCTGGATATTTTCGTTGTTTTGCCTGAAGAGAATAACATATTGGTGTCGCTTTCGCCGATATATGAATGGCTAAAAGAAAAAGGATATAAACCGGGAAAAGAATATATTATCATTGAAGATATTCCCGTGCAATTTATTCCTGCTTATAATGAGCTTGTAAAAGAGGCGGTAATTAACGCGTTGGCACGAAATTACAAGAAAACTCCGGTATTTGTTTTACAAAAAGAATATTTACTGGCGATTATGCTTCAGACTAACAGGCCGAAGGATATAGCCAGAATGATAAAATTCTTTGACGAAACGGAGGTTTCCGATAACTTATTAAAAAAAATTCTTGTTAAACACAATCTGGAAAACGCGTTTGAGGAGTTTAAAAGGAAATATGATATATCCGAAAAACATTAAAAAAATATTTGAAAATAAAAACAAATTTCATAAACGTCAAGCTGATCTGCCCATTGAAGAAAAAATACGCCGGCTTGTGAAATTGCAAAAAATAGTTTTGGATATTAAAAAACCGGAAGAAAAAAACAACCGCAAATATCATCTTTGGACTATATGAAATATGTCTAAAAAATTATTTAATGAAATATTTTTTATTTTTTCTCTATTTTTTATTTTAAGTTTGCCGCTAAAGGTGTTATTCAGCGCTGAAAAACCGGTATTGGAAAGGATTAAGGAACGCGGTTCACTTATATGGGGGGCGGACGCGGAGGGCGGGGCGCCTTATATTTTCCCGGATCCTGGAAATCCCGAACAGTATATAGGTTTTGAAGTTGATCTCGCGGAGGCGATTGCCAATAAATTAGGCGTCAAGGCGAAACACGGGCAGAACGCGTGGGACGGGCTTGTCCCGGCGCTTGAGCGCGGCGATTTTGATATCGCGATGAACGGCATTGAAATCACGGACCAGCGCAAGGAAAAGATTTTATTTTCAAAACCTTATTATGTTTATGTTGAACAACTGGTGGTCCGGAAGGAAGAAGAAAAAATAAATGACGTTAATGACCTTAAAGGCAAAAAAGTCGGGACGCTTTCCGGCACTGTCGCGCAGGACATTCTTCAGAATTTGGGAGGAGTTGATGTCCGGATATATCCGGGCCAGGTTGAACCTTATGAAGACCTTGCCATCGGAAGGATTGACGCGGTGCTTCTGGACCTGCCGATCGCGGCGTTTTACGGGAAACCCAATCCAAAACTGAAATACGCGGGAAAGCCGATGGGAGAAGGTTTATACGGGATATGCATCCGGCAGGAGGATGAGGATTTAAAAATTAAGATCGATGAAATCCTCGCTGAGCTTCTTAAATCGGGTGAATTAAAAAAGATATATGAAAAATGGGATTTATGGAATGATGCCCAAGATAAGCTTTTTGAAAAAATACAGGTTGAAAGCGGTTACGCAGATTTAGAAAAAAGCCGGAAGGCCCCTGTTTACACATTTTTGCCGTCTTTATTCAAGGGCGCCGGAATAACAATTGTTGTTTCGGTTGTCTCAATGGCATTAGCCGTTACAATCGGGTTATTTCTTACTTTGATACGTTTATACGGCCGGCCTCCATTGACTTATTTATCAACCGCGTATATTGAAATTTACCGCGGGACTCCGCTTTTAATCCAGCTTTATATTATTTATTACGGCCTTCCGAATATCGGTATTTCATTAAGCCCGATACTTGCCGCTTTTATCGGTCTTGGAATGAATTACGCGGCTTATGAAGCTGAACTTTACAGGGCGGGGATTTCGGCAATCCCAAAAGGCCAGATGGAGGCCGCTCTGTCCCTGGGTATGTCCCGGAACCTCGCGATACGGAAAATAATTTTACCCCAGGCGTTAAAGATTGCGCTTCCGGGAATTACAAATGATTTCATAGCGCTTTTCAAAGATTCATCCCTTGTTTCGATTATCGCGATGGTTGAATTGACAAAGACTTTCAGTATCCACGCGGCATCGACACTGAGGTATTTTGAACTGGGACTGATAACGGCGCTTTTATATTTTGGAATGAGTTATCCTCTGTCGATTATGGCGAGAAGGCTGGAAGGCAGGTTAAAAAGAAAAAAGTAGGGTTTTATTTTGAACGGTTCAAGCTGTTTAAACGGTTTAAACCGTTTTTCCCATGGTCTAAAAAAGAGAGATTGAGATAAAACCAATTTGCGTAAGGAAATAAAATGATTACCGTAAAAAATCTGCATAAATCATACCACCACCATCATCTTTTTAAAGGCATAAGCCTCGATATAAAAAAAGGCGAGGTGGTTGCTTTTATAGGCCCTTCGGGAAGCGGGAAAAGCACATTTTTACGATGCGTAAACGGCCTTGAATATTTTCAAAAGGGTGAAGTGATTGTTGATGGAATTGAACTTCATTCGATTAACAGGATAAATCCGACAAAAGAAGATCTTGAAGCTATCCGCAAAATAAGATTGAAAGTCGGAATGGTCTTTCAACAGTTTAATCTGTTCCCTCATATGACTGTTCTTGAAAATATTATCGAGGCTCCGGTAAGGGTTTTGGGTGCTGACAAAAATACAGCCTCTGAAAACGCGTTAACTCTATTACGCCGTATAAATCTTGAAAATAAGGTAAATTGTCATCCTGAAGACCTCTCGGGAGGGGAGCAACAGCGGGTTGCTATTGTCCGAGCTCTCGCGATGAAACCTGAAGCGATGCTTTTTGATGAGCCGACTTCTTCCCTTGACCCGGAGATGGTAGGCGAGGTTCTTTCCGTTATTAAAGATCTGGTCGATGGGGGAATGACAACTTTGATCGTAACCCATTTGATGCATTTTGCCCGCGAAGTGGCTGACCGTGTGGTTGTTTTTGATAAAGGCGATATTATCGAAACAGGCCTGCCCGATGAGATCTTTACAAATCCTAAAACCGAGCGTACAAAATTATTCCTGAGCAGGATAATAAACAGGTAATGAAAAAGATTTATCTGATAACTATCTTTTTACTATTTAATTCGATTATTTCGGCTAATGATTTATCGGGAACAATAAGAGTTGTTATAACTGATTTCAGAAATGACAAAGGATCTCTGAAAATCGCATTGTTTAACTCTAAAGAAGGTTTTCCTGATAATGGTAAAAAGGCATTTATAAAAGAAAAAACAACAATAAGAGACAAGAAAGCAGAATTTATTTTTAATGATATACCCTATGGAATATATGCGGTTTCTATTTACCATGACGAAAATGGAAATGATAAATTAGACAGCAATTTTTTAGGTATTCCGAAAGAAGGCTATGGGGCTTCCAATAATCCGAATCCTTCCATGCGCCCCCCGAGATTTGATGAGGCAAAATTCAAATTAGATTCAGCCAGTTTGAATATAGAAATAAAAGCCCAGTATTAAATTATGAAAAAAATAAATATCAAAGTCATTCCCAACGCTCGCAAGAACAGTGTTTCGGAAGAAGACGGCATTTTTAAAGTACGAGTGACGGCGCCGGCGGTTGACGGCAAGGCGAACAAAGCGGTTATTGAAGTCCTAAGCGAATTTTACCAGGTCAAAAAACGGGACATTAAGATTATTCGCGGCGAAAAATCCCGCGAAAAACTTATTGAAATATCTCCAAATAAGAATTAATATTACTTTAAATGCCCCCAATAATCGAAATAAAAAACCTGAACAAGAGTTTTACCTCGTATAATTATTTTGGATTTAAAACAGAAATCACAACCGCGCTTTCAGGCATAAATCTTGATATTGAAGAAGGCAGATGTTACGGGTTGTTAGGCCCGAACGGCGCCGGCAAAACCACTCTTTTAAAAATAATATCCACATTAATCCTCCCGGATAATGGTACTGTGGCCGTAAAAGGCCATGAGTTAAACAAACATGATGAGAAGATCAAGTCCTTGATAGGCCTTGTGGCAAATGAGGAAAGAAGTTTTTACTGGAGGCTTACCGGGATCCAGAATTTGGAATTTTTCGCCGGTTTATATGGTTTAAATAAAAAGGAAAGCGGGGCCAGAATAAAAGATCTTTTTGATTTGTTTAAAATAGATTACGGTGAACGAAGGTTTGATTCTTATTCCGCGGGAATGAAAAGAAAAATGGCTTTTGTCAGGGCGCTTATCCATAATCCCCAAATCCTTCTTCTGGATGAACCAATGGAAAATCTGGATTACAATTCAGTGGAAGAGATGAAGAAGTATGTAAAAATTCTTATAAATAACGGCAAAACGATAATCCTCGCCACTCATCATTTGCATGAAGCCGGGGAACTCTGTGATTTGTTTATTGTAATTCATAAGGGTAGAATATGCGGGTCAGGGACAAAAAGCGAACTTGGAACCCGGGCGAATTGCAGCGGAAAAAATCTGGCGGATATTTACCTGGAGCTCACAAAAAATGTTTACCCCGTTAGAGAAAACCGCCAGCTTCAAGCTGATAATAGTTCAAAAGCGACTTCAACACAATTAGAAACTGAGCATAACAAGAGTGATTCAGTAAAAGAAAATTTTTCTGACAAGAGCAACGAGTATTTTCTTAAGGAATTAACGCAAACTGTTAAAGGACGAAGTTCTCTAACGGGGCTTAGAGAAGTATATTCCTTGATAAAAAAAGATTTTCTGCTGGAAACAAGTTATAAGCTGAATTTCCTGATGAATGTTTTTACCACGGGAATTACATTATTGACGTATTTTTTTATCGACAGGCTGTTCGGCCATAGAATTACGCCTTATATGGAGGAATTCGGCGTGAATTATTTTTCTTATGTGCTTTTAAGTATGGCGTTTTTTAATTTCATCGGGACAGGTATCGGTTCTTTTTCCTACCAAATAAGAAATGAACAGATGCAGGGAACCCTGGAATCCCTGTTGGTTACGCCCGCCAATATTTATGTGATAATCCTTGGGATGGGTTTATGGAATTTTATTTTCGCCGTGCTGGATGTTTTGATTTATTTTCTTTCAGGGCAGTTTTTATTCAGGATAGATTTTTCAAATATAAATATTTTCTCAAGTTTAGTGGTCCTTGTGCTTACGGTTATTTCTTTCTCGTGCCTTGGAATAATTTCGGCCAGTTTTATCATGGTTTTTAAAAGGGGTAATCCGGCCGGGTGGCTGCTGAACACACTGGAAGGTTTGGTCGGCGGGGTCTATTTCCCTGTTAACGTGATGCCGCAGTTCCTTCAAAACCTCGCAAACTTGTTCCCGGTAACCTATGCGATTAAAGCCATGGAACTCTCGGTTTACAAGGGTTACCCGTTATACCGGATACAAAAAGAATGCGCGATTCTTTTAATATTTTCTGTTTTTCTTGTCCCCCTTGCCAAATTTTCATTCAGGTATGCCCTGGATACCGCGCGGAAACAGGGAAGCCTTATTCAATATTAATTTCTATTATATTTTTCTGGCAAAAAACCGATATTTTGTTGTATGTGTGTCAATTTCTGGTATATAAACTAAACAGGAGTGGGTGTTACCATGAGGGAAAAAGTTGTCCTTTCCAATCAAGAAGGATTTGGTTTAATTGAACTTCTTGTCGCGATGACTGTCCTGATTACACTTGTTTTAGGCCTGGAAATTTTGTATATAAATACACTGCGGATGACACAAAAAAACAAGATAAAGAATCAGGCGCAGGTACTGGCGCGAAAAACAATGGAGGAATACAAGTCCCTGGATTTTACGAAACTAAAAGCTATTGACGGGGGCGTAATTGACGGCCGTACCGACAATATACCGGGTACCGGTTTTGAACAGCAGATCACTGTGGATTTTGTTGACCAGGACTGGGCTGATGAGGACGGTGACGGCGATCAAATAGAACTTGTTAAAACCGACAACGAAACAAACATTATGAGGCTGAGGGTGGTAATATCGGATAAAAAATCACCTAAAAGAATAGACGATATTATCCTTGAAAGCCTGGTTTCATCCGGCGGCCACACTAACCTGCCCCAGTTTAAAATTACTGCCAGTCCCGAAATTACAAATGAAGGCAATATAATTATTACAGTCCTTGCTTCAGAAGCTCTCGACCCGTCGGCTGCTTCCGGCAACCCGATAGACGTAAGCATACTTTTCCCCGACGGGACAAACAGCGGTAATATTTTTACTTCAGGGGCGTTTACGCCAACAGGGACACCAAATGAATGGAGAGGTTTTTTTACTGTCACAGACGACGGCAATCCTATACATAACCCGGGTGATACCGTGGAAGGCAACGCAACGATAACTGTTAAAGGCAGAAATATGCCGGGACAGGTCGTGGGATTATGGGGCATAGAGAAAAAAGGGGTCCTTATTGATACTTATGATCCTACCTATCGTAATCTGGTCCCTTCCCCGAGCAGTTCACTGGGCGACCGGAGGCCGTTAATTTCTGTTATATTTAAAGATGAGGGGAACCCGAGTTACAGCGGGCCAAATGTTCCAAAACCAAGCCTGCTTGACCCTGACTCCCTGATAATCACAATAAATGGAAACCCATTGTCAGGTGAGGAGCTTGCAAATATAAGTAAAATCACACAGGCGACAGACGGAAGCCTGAATGAATATGAATTAAAAATAAATTACACCCCGGGCACAGACTTATTGGATGGGTCTTATGTTGTTAACTTGACGATATCCGATATCGCCGGAAATGCCGCGACAGCTTCGACAGACTTTACTATTACAGGCCCAAGTTCTCCTGATAATGTAAAACCGGTAATATATGCAAGTGCTCCGGTTAACACGGTTACAGGGCAAATATCAACGGATCCCGCGGTGCCAGCTATTCTCACAGACTTACGCCCGACTATATCCGCTGTCCTGGAAGACCATCCTCATGTTTGCGACAGTTGCACTTGCGCTACTGAAGGCGCTTCAGGGATAGACCCTTCTTCCGTTGTGTTAAAATTGGACGGGGCCCCCGTCAGCCATACATATTCCGGCGGGCTTGTATATTTTACACCGCCTTCCGATTTGACAATGGATTATGTTTATGAAGTAATACTGGATGCTAAAGATAACGGGTTGGATTTTACCGACAATACGGGAACAGGGGGACCTGACGGGGATAAAGACGATACCGCGGACAATATTAATGAAACAACCTATGGCGTGGATATTAACGGCGACGGAACATTGAATGTTCTAAACGGTGTATGGGAACATCCAAATTACGCCGACCAGGCCAAATGGTATTTTAAGATAACGACCCATCCGGTAATAACGTCGGTTTACCCCGCAAACGGCCAGAACAATATCGCTTTAAATTCCGAAATAATAGTATATTTCAATAAAGAAATGGATGTTCAGTCAATAAAGGACGGGCTTTCTGTTATAGGAAGCTCGAGCGGGGATATTACTTCCGCGCTATTGTCCCAGAGTACAAACTGGTCATCCCTGAACAAAACCATAACATTTAATGATAACCAGGCAGATATTTTTCAAAATAATGAAACTTATACTTTTACCATTAATACCACAGCCAGGGATACCGACGGCCTTAACATGGAAATTGCGTATACCTGGATGCTTTCAACACCGGATACCCTGCCCCCTGTTTTCTGGCACAATGACCACACCCCGCCCCCGAACGGGCAGATCAGGAATACGGCAGTTACAATCCGCGCGCGCGTAAAGGATAATGTTAATCTGCCTCAAAACAAGGTTTTTCTTTATTATCAAAATAAAATAGATGACGGGTTTGGCGGGTGGACATGGAGCAGATGGTATAACGCGCAGATGACATTTTTAAGCTGGAACGAAACAAATAAAGACGCCGAATTCAGCGCGATTATTGACCCAAGTTATGTAACTATTCCCAGTATTCTGCCGGAAGGCATGATACAATACTATTTTAAGGCTGAAGATGCGGCGTCAAACATTTCTTATTTCGATATGGTAAGTGTGGATGGAAATTATACATCCTCGCCGACAAACCCTTATAGTTTTACAATCGGCCCGCCTCCTTTTATATTTTTTGACGACTATGACGGAGGGATTATGGGTAATTATACAGGGACGTGGACGCATTATAAAAACGGTTTTCTCGGGGTCGATGACTGGCAGGTCGGTCCGCCCCAGGCAAAAGGCGGCACATACCGCGGCAACCCGGATCCCGGCAGCGCCCATTCAGGGGCTAATTGTTATGGAAATGATTTAACAGGTGACGGCGATTATGAGCCCAACTCCGAAAATTATTTAGTGTCCCCTGTTATTGACTGCACGGGGCATACCAATATTTATTTGACATACTACCGCTGGTTAAACGTTGATAAACGTGGAAGGGATAAGGCGTATGTGGACATAAATAATGGCGGCGGCTGGTTCAGGCTGTTTGAAAACAGCACGGACACCGCGACCGTTGACAACAGCTGGATCAAAGAAACAATCGATATTTCCACCTGGGCGAATAATAAACCCAATGTGCAAATAAGGTTTGAACTTAAAAGCAACGGCAGCAACAATTACAGCGGCTGGAATATTGATGATATAACAATCAAGGAAGGATTATAAAAAAAGAAATGCTCAATTATGCAAACAAACACCGTCAAAAAGGAATTTCTCTAATGGAATTAATGGTGGCTATAGGTATATTTTCAATTGTTATGGCCATGGCCACGGGAATATTCCAGTATTTTTTCAAGACAAAAAGGAAAATAGATGTAAAACATACCCTCCAGAGCCAGATAAAATTAGGGCTGGACATGATGTGTAAAGATTTAAGGGAAATGACAATGCTTATTGACAATGAATTCAAGCCATTGACGAGAAACATGCCAAGCGGCGCAAATAATGATGTCGATATTACAAACACGGGAACAGTGGATGACGATAATGACGGTGACAGTTATTGCAATGAGGACCCCATCGGGGACATGGATAATCCCAACACGCCGGAAATCGATGAAAGCGGCGACGGCAATCCCGACGACGATGCTGACGGGACTATTGACGAAGATGATATAGACCTTGATTCCAACGATTCAATAATATTCAATGACTATGATGTATCCGGTCGGGCCGCCGCCGAAGGGTTGGCCCCGGGAGTCCTCTATACATCAAATGTTATCGATGACGATAATGACGGCCAGACGAACGAAGATACGGTTATCGATGCCACAGATAACGATATGGATGGATTTGACGGCGAAGATCCCGACCATGGCATCGGCATTGGTTATAAAGTAAGATACCGTATTTTAAACGGGAATTTAATAAGAGAAAATATAACTCTCGGTACCAGCAAGACTTTAGTTGAAAATGTTGTGGGACTTAGCATCATATGCCGGGACGACACGGAAAAAACTGTTAATATTAATGCCAGCATTGGAAATGTCCGGAGCATAGAAGTAATAATTGCCGTATCCAGGGATAATGCGCTTGAATATCTGAGTTCTAAAGTCTATCCCCGGATATTACAGCCTGGAGGTGGATAAATATGAAAAAAACAAATAAAGAAAAAGGCATCGCTTTAATTATAGTGCTGAGCATAGCCGGAATCCTTACAATATTTGGAATAGTTTTATTAAAAACAAGCAATATTCAATACCAGCAGACTGAACAATCCAAAGGAAAAGAAAGGGCGTTGTTTTACGCGGAAGCGGGAGTAGAAGAAGCCCGGTGGTTTATCCTGGAACGCGGGACAAATTGGCTGAACAGCAAGGCCCCCAGTGTTGACGGCCAATTTCACCTGGGCTTTGACCATGCCATAGACAGCACGCAGGGAAATGTCCGTGTTGAAGTGGAAAATATCAATGACATCGCGGGCCAGGACCTTTACACAATAACCTCCGTCGGCACATATTTTATTTCCGACAATAATAATGACGGGGATTATGATGATGCAGGCGACAAAAAGATCCAGAGAAAGATTGTGGCGACTGCCGCGGCTGTCCAGCAGTCATCCATGAGCGACATATTCCT
Coding sequences:
- a CDS encoding amino acid ABC transporter ATP-binding protein; its protein translation is MITVKNLHKSYHHHHLFKGISLDIKKGEVVAFIGPSGSGKSTFLRCVNGLEYFQKGEVIVDGIELHSINRINPTKEDLEAIRKIRLKVGMVFQQFNLFPHMTVLENIIEAPVRVLGADKNTASENALTLLRRINLENKVNCHPEDLSGGEQQRVAIVRALAMKPEAMLFDEPTSSLDPEMVGEVLSVIKDLVDGGMTTLIVTHLMHFAREVADRVVVFDKGDIIETGLPDEIFTNPKTERTKLFLSRIINR
- a CDS encoding DUF167 domain-containing protein, which gives rise to MKKINIKVIPNARKNSVSEEDGIFKVRVTAPAVDGKANKAVIEVLSEFYQVKKRDIKIIRGEKSREKLIEISPNKN
- a CDS encoding ABC transporter ATP-binding protein/permease → MPPIIEIKNLNKSFTSYNYFGFKTEITTALSGINLDIEEGRCYGLLGPNGAGKTTLLKIISTLILPDNGTVAVKGHELNKHDEKIKSLIGLVANEERSFYWRLTGIQNLEFFAGLYGLNKKESGARIKDLFDLFKIDYGERRFDSYSAGMKRKMAFVRALIHNPQILLLDEPMENLDYNSVEEMKKYVKILINNGKTIILATHHLHEAGELCDLFIVIHKGRICGSGTKSELGTRANCSGKNLADIYLELTKNVYPVRENRQLQADNSSKATSTQLETEHNKSDSVKENFSDKSNEYFLKELTQTVKGRSSLTGLREVYSLIKKDFLLETSYKLNFLMNVFTTGITLLTYFFIDRLFGHRITPYMEEFGVNYFSYVLLSMAFFNFIGTGIGSFSYQIRNEQMQGTLESLLVTPANIYVIILGMGLWNFIFAVLDVLIYFLSGQFLFRIDFSNINIFSSLVVLVLTVISFSCLGIISASFIMVFKRGNPAGWLLNTLEGLVGGVYFPVNVMPQFLQNLANLFPVTYAIKAMELSVYKGYPLYRIQKECAILLIFSVFLVPLAKFSFRYALDTARKQGSLIQY
- a CDS encoding prepilin-type N-terminal cleavage/methylation domain-containing protein, whose product is MLNYANKHRQKGISLMELMVAIGIFSIVMAMATGIFQYFFKTKRKIDVKHTLQSQIKLGLDMMCKDLREMTMLIDNEFKPLTRNMPSGANNDVDITNTGTVDDDNDGDSYCNEDPIGDMDNPNTPEIDESGDGNPDDDADGTIDEDDIDLDSNDSIIFNDYDVSGRAAAEGLAPGVLYTSNVIDDDNDGQTNEDTVIDATDNDMDGFDGEDPDHGIGIGYKVRYRILNGNLIRENITLGTSKTLVENVVGLSIICRDDTEKTVNINASIGNVRSIEVIIAVSRDNALEYLSSKVYPRILQPGGG
- a CDS encoding DUF2141 domain-containing protein translates to MKKIYLITIFLLFNSIISANDLSGTIRVVITDFRNDKGSLKIALFNSKEGFPDNGKKAFIKEKTTIRDKKAEFIFNDIPYGIYAVSIYHDENGNDKLDSNFLGIPKEGYGASNNPNPSMRPPRFDEAKFKLDSASLNIEIKAQY
- a CDS encoding Ig-like domain-containing protein, translated to MREKVVLSNQEGFGLIELLVAMTVLITLVLGLEILYINTLRMTQKNKIKNQAQVLARKTMEEYKSLDFTKLKAIDGGVIDGRTDNIPGTGFEQQITVDFVDQDWADEDGDGDQIELVKTDNETNIMRLRVVISDKKSPKRIDDIILESLVSSGGHTNLPQFKITASPEITNEGNIIITVLASEALDPSAASGNPIDVSILFPDGTNSGNIFTSGAFTPTGTPNEWRGFFTVTDDGNPIHNPGDTVEGNATITVKGRNMPGQVVGLWGIEKKGVLIDTYDPTYRNLVPSPSSSLGDRRPLISVIFKDEGNPSYSGPNVPKPSLLDPDSLIITINGNPLSGEELANISKITQATDGSLNEYELKINYTPGTDLLDGSYVVNLTISDIAGNAATASTDFTITGPSSPDNVKPVIYASAPVNTVTGQISTDPAVPAILTDLRPTISAVLEDHPHVCDSCTCATEGASGIDPSSVVLKLDGAPVSHTYSGGLVYFTPPSDLTMDYVYEVILDAKDNGLDFTDNTGTGGPDGDKDDTADNINETTYGVDINGDGTLNVLNGVWEHPNYADQAKWYFKITTHPVITSVYPANGQNNIALNSEIIVYFNKEMDVQSIKDGLSVIGSSSGDITSALLSQSTNWSSLNKTITFNDNQADIFQNNETYTFTINTTARDTDGLNMEIAYTWMLSTPDTLPPVFWHNDHTPPPNGQIRNTAVTIRARVKDNVNLPQNKVFLYYQNKIDDGFGGWTWSRWYNAQMTFLSWNETNKDAEFSAIIDPSYVTIPSILPEGMIQYYFKAEDAASNISYFDMVSVDGNYTSSPTNPYSFTIGPPPFIFFDDYDGGIMGNYTGTWTHYKNGFLGVDDWQVGPPQAKGGTYRGNPDPGSAHSGANCYGNDLTGDGDYEPNSENYLVSPVIDCTGHTNIYLTYYRWLNVDKRGRDKAYVDINNGGGWFRLFENSTDTATVDNSWIKETIDISTWANNKPNVQIRFELKSNGSNNYSGWNIDDITIKEGL
- a CDS encoding PhoH family protein codes for the protein MKKTFVIDTNVLIHNPDALTSFADNDVVLPITVIEELDRFKSSSDERGRNARIVTRFLDSLRSGAKLSEGVPLENGGRLRIELNYESDLPSGMNHAASDNKILMTALKLQKKGEKVFFVTKDINARIKADALGIEARDFEKQKVNIEELYSGWKEILVPKEKVDSFYLKKELALKDTDLNNNQFVLLKSNENPDKTALGKYLKRFNKIVPLFHQKTNVWGIRPLNMQQQFAVELLLCEEIKLVTLVGTAGTGKTLLAIAAGLHKTFNENKYNKILISRPIIPLGKDIGFLPGDKEAKLSHWMQPIFDNLEYLMYMNKNTDETYESITKSSRMELEAVTYIRGRTLPNQFFIVDEAQNLTPHEVKTIISRAGENTKVILTGDPYQIDNPYLDSNSNGLTYVAERFKGEELFGHITLEKSERSHLSSLAVNLL
- a CDS encoding ABC transporter substrate-binding protein/permease → MSKKLFNEIFFIFSLFFILSLPLKVLFSAEKPVLERIKERGSLIWGADAEGGAPYIFPDPGNPEQYIGFEVDLAEAIANKLGVKAKHGQNAWDGLVPALERGDFDIAMNGIEITDQRKEKILFSKPYYVYVEQLVVRKEEEKINDVNDLKGKKVGTLSGTVAQDILQNLGGVDVRIYPGQVEPYEDLAIGRIDAVLLDLPIAAFYGKPNPKLKYAGKPMGEGLYGICIRQEDEDLKIKIDEILAELLKSGELKKIYEKWDLWNDAQDKLFEKIQVESGYADLEKSRKAPVYTFLPSLFKGAGITIVVSVVSMALAVTIGLFLTLIRLYGRPPLTYLSTAYIEIYRGTPLLIQLYIIYYGLPNIGISLSPILAAFIGLGMNYAAYEAELYRAGISAIPKGQMEAALSLGMSRNLAIRKIILPQALKIALPGITNDFIALFKDSSLVSIIAMVELTKTFSIHAASTLRYFELGLITALLYFGMSYPLSIMARRLEGRLKRKK